A stretch of DNA from Syntrophales bacterium:
ATATGTTTCCCAAATTAACGAAAAATGCACCCTGCCAGGAAGTGGTGTTGAAGGGCGAAGAGGTGGACTTAACAAAATTTCCCGTTTTACATTGCTGGCCGTCGGATGGAGGGCCGTTCATTACCCTGCCTCTTATATTTACCAGACATCCAGCCACACAGGTGCGTAATGTAGGAATGTACCGGATGCAGGTCTATGACAAAAAGACAACCGGGATGCACTGGCATCCCCATAAAGGCGGCGCAGAACATTACCGGATAGCGGAAGGACAGGGCCGGCGCCTGGAAGTCGCTGTGGCGATCGGACCGGATCCCGTTATGACCTACGCGGCCACCGCCCCTTTGCCGGAGGATATAGATGAGGTACTCTTTGCCGGATTTTTGCGTGGAGAGCCGGTGGAATTGGTAAAGTGTCTTACCGTTGATCATGAAGTGCCGGCAAGTGCACAGATCGTCCTTGAAGGTTATGTTGAACCGGGGGAGAGGCGCAGGGAAGGCCCCTTTGGCGATCATACTGGCTACTATTCCCTGGCGGATGATTATCCCGTTTTTCATATTACCTGTATTACTCACAGAAAGGACTTGATTTATCCGGCCACAATCGTCGGCAGGCCACCGCAGGAGGATTGCTATCTGGCCAAGGCGACCGAACGGTTGTTCCTGCCCTTGATAAAAAAGCAGTTGCCGGAGATTGTGGACATAAACCTCCCCATCGAAGGCGTGTTTCACAATTTGGCCTTTATCTCCATCGACAAACGCTATCCGGGACACGCGAGAAAAGTCATGCAGGCCATCTGGGGCCTGGGACAGATGGCTTTTACGAAAATTGTGGTCATCTTTGATAAAGAGGTAAATGTTCAGGATATATCTGAAGTGATCTGGCGTTTGGGCAACAACATTGATCCTAAAAGAGACATTGCCTTTGTTGAAGGTCCGGTGGATGCCCTCGACCATGCCTCGCCTCTGCCAATGCTCGGCAGTAAAATGGGTATAGATGCCACGCGTAAATGGCCGGAAGAAGGCTTTACAAGGGAGTGGCCACCGGTGATAACAATGACGGATGAAGTAAAAGAGAAAATAGATAAATTATGGGAGAGCCTGGGTCTCAAAAAATGAGCTATATCCTTGCCATTACAGGCGCCAGCGGCGCTATTTATGCGAAGACTCTTATTGAGTATTTCCATAAGGAAGGTCTGCCCCTGCAGTGTTTAATCAGCAAGGTGGGTGAGGAGGTCTGGAAGTGGGAAATTGGCAGTCCCATTGCCGGGATGCTGCCGCCCGAGATCACCTTGTATGCTGAGGATGACTGGTGGGCTCCGGCAGCCAGCGGGAGTGTTAAAGCCGAAGCGATGATAGTCCTGCCCTGCTCTATGGGTACCCTGGCGGCTATTTCCCAGGGTCTGGCCCGTAATATCATTCAACGCACTGCCGATGTGATGCTTAAAGAAAAAAGGCCACTGATTCTTGTGCCGAGAGAAACGCCTTTTAACACCATCCATCTTGAAAATATGCTTCGGCTTACTAATGCCGGAGCGACGATACTTCCGGCTATGCCCGGTTTTTATCACAGGCCTGAGACGGTGCAGGATTTGGTAAATTTTGTTGTGGCGCGGGTACTGGACCACTTGGGATTAGCGCACACACTTGTTAAATCCTGGGAAGAAATGATGAAGAATCCCTAACTACCCCATCAAAGGTTAAAGGACTGGGTGGCATTGACAAACTTGTTTGTCCGTGCAAAGAAACATAATCAAGAAACACGGACAAACAAGTTTGTCCATGCCACCCATAATAAGAAAGTTGGTGGACAATGCCTACCCTACAACTACAACTCGGAACTTTGAACTCTGAACCCGGAACTTTCGTATAAAGATGTTTAAAAAAATAAAAATTATCCTGAATATGATCAAATTTGAGCACAGTATCTTTGCTCTTCCCTTCGCCTATATCGGGGCTTTTCTGGCCCAAAGTGGGGTCCCGCCTCTTGATAAGCTCATCTGGATATTAGTGGCGATGGTCAGCGCGAGGAGTGTGGCCATGGCCTTCAACCGTCTCGTGGACATGAAGATAGATGCCAGAAATCCGCGCACGAAAGAAAGGGCTCTGCCCGGGGGGCTGGTCACGCGGAATTGGGTGTATGGATTTATTATCTTCTGGGTGGTGGCGTTCTTTTTCTCCGCCTATAGTTTAAATTGGCTCGTATTTTATCTGTCACCCTGTGCCCTGATCGTAGTTATGAGCTATTCCTACATGAAGCGCTTTACCTGGTTTACTCACCTTTTTCTGGGTATGGCGATCGGCATCTCACCTGTTGGAGGGTGGCTGGCGGTGAACCCCGTTTTCGGCGTTGTTCCTCTCTGGCTCTTTGCCGGCGTTGCCCTCTGGGTAGCCGGTTT
This window harbors:
- a CDS encoding menaquinone biosynthesis decarboxylase; the protein is MVYRDLQVFLEDLERTGELLRIREPVSPYLEITEITDRVCKQYGPALLFENVTGCDMPVVTNAFGSFKRTCMALGVDNLNELGSQILDFLEVETPDSLIKKLKLIPKLKRLSNMFPKLTKNAPCQEVVLKGEEVDLTKFPVLHCWPSDGGPFITLPLIFTRHPATQVRNVGMYRMQVYDKKTTGMHWHPHKGGAEHYRIAEGQGRRLEVAVAIGPDPVMTYAATAPLPEDIDEVLFAGFLRGEPVELVKCLTVDHEVPASAQIVLEGYVEPGERRREGPFGDHTGYYSLADDYPVFHITCITHRKDLIYPATIVGRPPQEDCYLAKATERLFLPLIKKQLPEIVDINLPIEGVFHNLAFISIDKRYPGHARKVMQAIWGLGQMAFTKIVVIFDKEVNVQDISEVIWRLGNNIDPKRDIAFVEGPVDALDHASPLPMLGSKMGIDATRKWPEEGFTREWPPVITMTDEVKEKIDKLWESLGLKK
- a CDS encoding flavin prenyltransferase UbiX; translated protein: MSYILAITGASGAIYAKTLIEYFHKEGLPLQCLISKVGEEVWKWEIGSPIAGMLPPEITLYAEDDWWAPAASGSVKAEAMIVLPCSMGTLAAISQGLARNIIQRTADVMLKEKRPLILVPRETPFNTIHLENMLRLTNAGATILPAMPGFYHRPETVQDLVNFVVARVLDHLGLAHTLVKSWEEMMKNP
- a CDS encoding UbiA-like polyprenyltransferase: MFKKIKIILNMIKFEHSIFALPFAYIGAFLAQSGVPPLDKLIWILVAMVSARSVAMAFNRLVDMKIDARNPRTKERALPGGLVTRNWVYGFIIFWVVAFFFSAYSLNWLVFYLSPCALIVVMSYSYMKRFTWFTHLFLGMAIGISPVGGWLAVNPVFGVVPLWLFAGVALWVAGFDILYACLDYEFDKKNGIHSIPVRFGVKNALYISIFFHILTLFCFYWAGQAAHLTPIYFYGLGIISLLLIGEHWIVKPYDLSRVNTAFFTINGFVSIAMFFIVALA